GACAGGCACGTCAGTGTATTATCAGCCGGGAATATTGGTTGGAGGACAAGTTACACATAGTTGTAGCACTCAAAGAGGTATAGGTTAGTATCAACACAGAGCTGTCAGTATAACAGTTTGCTGTGTACcctcataatttttttattaacttataactagctgacccgctcacGAATCTTCTTTGCATCTCCTTTGATTTATTTCTCCATATATtatcgtcgcttaggtaacaataccgcgcaagttaaatttgacatgtttccaggagagataaaaaactgattattatctttgaaatacttctgacatgtgtactgaatacataaataggtagatattaaGCTGTTCAAgattggacaatttaaaaaaaaatctaacatcattcgatgcgcgctgacaaaatctatcaaatgaagtataaaacgtcatatgaccaattttcgacttacgcggtattgttacctaagcgacgatatTGCCTTTCCGGTGtcttaaatctttattttacagAAACAATTAGTTGAATTAGTTGAGCCGTTTTTGAGTTTTACGCTTAGCAACACAATTCATTTTACATATAAGAAGTTAAACATTGAATTTGCAGGTTACTACTTAGAGATCTTACTAGCTCTGGGTCCGTTCTGCAAGGAGCCCATGAATGCAGTGTTACAAGGAGTGACTCACAGTGACCTGGATGTATCAGTGGACAAGATCAAAGCAGCTGCCCTGCCGGTGCTGCTCAAATTTATATTAGTTGATGATGGGCTAGAACTCAAAGTTGTGAGGAGAGGTAAGGTTCTTTCTTGTCTAGTCAAATTTAATGTTAGAAAGATCATTTTAGGATAATGATTAATGATTAAAATGTAATGATTGAAAgggaaaatgtataaaatgttactttcAACAATAATGTAACACATTTGAAAAAGCTAAGAGTATTTTGGAGTATGCTTATCAAGAACCAGAACCAAGAATCAGAGCCTATGCACACTATGCACAGGTTAATAGACATAATTATATGCAAAAACTAAAGTCATTTTTCTGCTAGAGAAAGGAAGTAGTATTTTCTTATGAGCACAGATAAATGATAATTAAACACAACAGGAGTTCTGATTACTATCTAACTCAAATTTTTACTGTCTCATTTCAGGTGCTCCACCCCTAGGAGGTGGTGAAGTAGTATTCAAATGTCCAGTGAGAAGACACTTGCGACCACTGCAGTGGACTAAATGGGGCCTGGTGAAGAGGATACGAGGAGTTGTGTACGCTTTACGAGTTTCACCTACCATGGCTAACAGAGTTGTTGATGCTGCTAAAGGGGTGAGTGGGATTATATAGTTGCTTTTCTTAGTGTGATAATGTGGTcatgtttaagttattttattttatattttaattactgtgGCAAATTAGGCTTAGCTAACATTTTCTATCATAGGAATTATCCTggaatgataataattaattcatcatAAATCCTGGAAAACTACTCAGGGTATCACTCTACAGAAAACAACAGATTGACATTGATGCATAATTTCCACCAAAAATGGCAggatttttagaaatgtttcaAACCGACCATTGACCAATGTTGCATAGTGAGACTAAAATCATAGTAGtgattatatttgttgttttccATAACATAATAAAGTATAGTAAATTGTCCAAATTTACCAATGTATGTTTTAAACTATTAAACAGTGTTACTAGAAGCAAGAAAAGTTTCGTAAATTTTATAACGAAATctagttttttaataacaatttgtttgttatttacagGTAATGTTAAAATTCCTGCCAGATGTGTACATAAACACGGATCAGTGTCGAGGCTCCAACGCAGGCAAGAGTCCCGGGTTTGGCATCAGTCTTGTTGCCGAGACTAACGAGAAGACATTCTACTGTGCTGAAGCTGTAAGTATTACATCatgaataaaattgaaacttcaggaaaatcgatttatttttcttaaattttcacGGGGGTTCAATTGCTGATAGGAAAAAATCGGATGAGTACATTAGTAGAGAAAAGAAGTTAAATACACTTGATctaaataacgttttattgtacctacttagtATTTGTACCGCGTCAGCTTTGCGTCactgttttttatatatatccataaatttgaaagtttgacTGACTCTTTGCCTTAGTCGAAACTCGAAAGTGTATGCGACGACTGCTGCGATGAAGCCTGGGTCGGGTCAAATTTGAAAGTTGATGTCGTAGACCTCGGGTAGCAGATCATTGGTCCTGCGTCTGATTTCTCACTGGTTACGACGGGTacccgtcccaccggactataaATGATCGAATGGAGGATACATTTGGACACAATGAACAAAGTCCAACATTGCTGGCCACGTATGTAATAGAATAAACTATGTTTTCATCTTCCAGAAATCTGCAGAGCCCGGGTCAGGCGAGATCAGTTTACCAGAAGACATAGGCAAGGAATGTGCACAGCGACTTTTAGACGAGATATACAGGGGTGGCGCGCTGGACTCCTCATTCCAATGGCTATTAGCGTTATGGATGGCGTTAGGACAGAAGGATGTCAGCGAATGTTTAGTGAGTATTGCAATTTTTTCTCCGAAACAGGTCGAATTTTAATCACTGAGCTTATCTAATTCTGCATTTTAATTAGGTTTGCTTAAAGTTATGAAGCAGGTTACTCTAGCTATGGTGGTAGTTGATGAGGGACTCTTAGAAACTGCTTAAAATTAGTTCTTATGACGTATGTAACTGCAGTATACTAGATATTGTAGTGTCTGCTCAGTAAGCTACAATATCATGTAATGATTTCcgtcattatttttaatctactgGCAgttttctggtattaatgtccTTACACCtgcaaactaaacaaaatacaattttctaatttaatcTCCAGTAtaccccgcaacacaagagcaattcttagtgcggaaactgtcttgaaaaaaaatattgacgttCAATATTTTGTTCCCAGGTCGGCCCCCTTTCAGACTACACAATAACCTTCCTGCAGCACCTCAAAGAGTTCTTCGGCGTGATGTTCAAGCTTGAGGTGATGAGAAACGATGATGATGAAGACTCCGACGACGAGGGAGTCTCTCCTGCTAGCAAGATCAAAATGACTTGCGTCGGTATAGGTTATGTTAATATTAGCAAACGAACCATGTAATATAgagtattatagtattattcattgttttaatCGTTGAGTTGAATATTGGTGGTGGTGGACTTAAGGGTAAAGTAAGTTGGGAATGTAGGGATGGTGTTAATTTGGATGATTTGGTGATCTTGTTTCTTTAGTCCCTTAAGTGTAAATTAGTAGTATCTGTTTGGTTCACTTAGTAACTATTACAAAGCCAAAATAAAACTCGTATATTTAGTCCTACTTTCATGCTCCCAAAAGATATGGTAAGAATatggtattaaaaaaaataggtttatttgTTACCTTATACTTTGTATAGAATTAATACGACATCAAAATTGCAATATCGTATGTGGGCCCATGTAGTAGAGGGTTAAATAGTAGATTTATCACAATGTTGCCAGctttttacaaaaacttatttGCATATTGCCATATTCAATAAATCATGACGTCAAAAGATTGGGTATCGTGTCAGTAAAAACGAAAacattctaataataatttctttattgtcacaataaacttaaaactaattgtaaaataattaaggcACATTCTGAAATGTGTGTTCCACATTGTTACATTTCTGATTTCACTTCGCCTTCGCTAATACGAGCTACACTATGAGTAGAAATTGGCAGTGTTCGTATAGACACAACGGTATCATGTTTTGACTTAGAATTATtaagaatagataaaataaaaagatcttaaaattaattttgtcaaAAACTGACTGTATTTTGTTGCCAGTTAAAGACAAAATTTGTGATAACTTTGACAAAGTGTTGCCATTAACAGCCTTTTGTCAAAGTGTTGCTATATAATTGCaaatttttctaaatattttttaatttaaataaatttcgttCAGTCGTAAAGGACATaatatcacataataatataaatttcgaTACATatgttatatacataataataaaaattaaaaaagtgaaATGAATGTgaaatgataatgaaataatatttacatgcGTAATGAACGCGGGTTAGTAATTCAAGTAACTAATAGTACTTTACATGTTTTTTACAATAGTAATTGTAATCActtgaaataaatacttgtttGGATCTGACTcgagaataattttaaatcaatgtttaaatttttgaaGCGGATTTTTCACAATATACTCAGTCACTAGTTCTGTTCATAAAAGGTGTTTTTAAGTATTCTAACCAAAGCAAATATAACATAACAGTTAATATAAAGAACTAAAGATTAAATGTACTGTGTATTTTACAACGTGACTGAGTTTCAAAAATTGACTAATTtcgacattttcaaaatattttgatcctTTTTACGCGTCTTTTTCATTACAACCTAACCCCGCGGACCAGTTACAAATGCCTCCAACGGGATCGAAGCTGAGACCTTTCGGACAGATGTACTCCCAGCCGAGCAGCGAGCCGTTCTCGATGCGCGCACATGATATGAACTTCTTGCAAGACGTGGGGTGGGGGAAGTTGCCGATGTCCAGGCATTCTATGTTACCTGTTGGAAGAAAAAGTTTATGATTCAAATATTATTCGGTTTTCAGTCTCTTTGTAAATATTGAGAATTTATatgaaaagaagaagaaaaaacaaaacGATCTAACGATTTTTTGTCCACCGACTAGGAAATCGAATCTTAGAACGAAGCGCCGGAGTGACTGCTGCTGCACAACAATGTGCGAAGACTTTAAGCTACATAACACAATATTGGTTTTAACATAAcaagtgtatatttattttgcccTCAAGCACTAAAACATAGgttaaaagaaaagttaaacAGACTAAACTAGACAGTGAAACATTTAAGTACCTTCATTAACTACATACAGATAATTAGCTcaacattaaaaacaatactttaatACTCAGTTTTCAAGAAAACCAGTACTAATAAAACTCACCATTCTCATGCATCACAACTTTAGTCCCTTCCACGTACTTCACAGCGACCTTTTCCTCGCTATCATCATAGTAATCATAGCTGGCTATCGGCCGGTACACCTTCTTGGGTTCCTTGGCGACTTTCTCGAACGGTTTCACGGGAACCCGGCGAGATTTGACCGTGGTAGTGGTAGTGGGAGCCGCGGTCGTCGGCCGGAGGGTCGTGGAGATCTTACGATGGATCTTCTTTCTTATCACTTTTCTGGGAGCCGATGTGGGCGTGACCGGAGAGGTTACCGGTGATAGGTATTGGTATTCTTCTGTGAAAGGAGAATTGGCTGTTAGAAAATGTAAAACGGTGTAAAGTTATGATGGTATTCTGTTAGATTACTTTTTACTAGATTAATAACATAGACCTTTATTATACCAATTtggtaagtattattattttaatactctGGTGACCTTTGGTCGGAGTTAGTTTGGTGATCTCACTACTTAATGATTTCGGTCACCTTTAGTAAAATTTTTGTCccaactttgaaataaaatataatttttcatggtTCCAGCCAAAAATTTTCACGGAGGAAGCGAGAGCAATTCTCgctgataattaaaaaaaattcaatataCAATTTATCACAGGCAAGTTTAATGTTACTACATTCACATTCGCATACCGTATAAGCAAACCGTTCGCACTTACCATCATAAGTCTTAGTTACGGGCGACTCCAGTAAATACTCCCTCGTGAAGTACGAGGGCTCTTGACTCGAACTCGAGTACCCCACAGTGGAATAGCCACCATCTTCCACAGGCACAGGGATCAGTTTCTCATTCCTATACCTACTGGCACCTCTCTGGATGCCCGAATACCCTGCAGTTACGACATTCGCGGTCAAATCTGATCTAAAACCTTTCAATTTCGACGTTTCCGTAGACCGAGGAGTGAAAGTAGCTATTCTAGGAGAATTTTCTTCTATAGCAGCTGTAGTTCTTTCAAAACTGCGAAGTGGGGGAGATAAGGTAGTAGAAATCGCGGGTAAATTCCTATTTGTGAGTGTAGCGTCGAAAGAATCGGTAGCTGTTCTGAAATCTTGGTTCAATGTATTTTGATAGCTAGATGTGAATTTAGGAAGATAGGAGTCTGATACTTTCGATACATATTCTGTTGAAGTCTCAGGGTATGTGTTACGGTATTCTTGAGTTATCGTATTCGTTGGGTAGTTCGTTGCTGACGATTTTGGAAGATAAGCTGCGAGTTTCCCATCAAAAGTCGATGATTTAGGATCGTAATCATCTCGGTTGAACCCTTCTATTGTTGTTCTGATGTATTCTTGAGTGGCTGTATTGGGATCAGTGGTTTTTGAGTCGAAAGACGTTGGAGTGATCTTAGGGGAGTCATATTCTGAAACGCTATAATCATTGCTAGTAGTTCTAATGAAATCTTGACTGGCTGTATTAGCCGTGTTAGGGAAGTTGGTAGCTTTCGGTACATCATACGTGGAAATCTTAGGAGTTTCGAAATCCGTGTACGAATCCCCTGCCGTAGTTTGAACGTAATCTATAGTTTTATACTCCTGGGTAGTTGGAtctttatttaaagtagttttactATCGAAGTCGGAAACCTTCGTCGAATCGAATTCGGAAATTTTCGTAGAATCAAAGTCGGTTTGAGTTTTAAAGGCGGTGGTTTCATCGCTACCTAAAGTGCTAATTTTATAGTTAGGTGTGCTCTGATAGTCATCGTAAGTGGGTGTGCGACTGTCGGTATAGCCGGTGTATTCCCGACTCGTGTATTTGTATTCTACAGTGGTTTGTGTTTTTCGAGTCGGTTTAACGTCGTCGAAGTCGGTGACGGTGTCAGAAAGAGGTATGGGTGCAGTAATGAGTTGGTGAGCAGCAATCGCTACGGCAGTCTCAGGGCTAAAATCTGAAAGAAAATTAGTAGTTTTAGGAAAGATGTTAGTCATAAACATTCTTTCATGCGTTGCTGTACATGCAACGTAAGTAAGTAGTATACATTTCGTTAATTTAATGTATGGAACTCTTAAAGAGTTTTCCGCTGTCAACATGCGGGTTTAAGACTTTTGTTCTTTAtagaatacatattataaagtgCATTCCAATTTTTTCAAATGGATTTGATTAGTGCATTGATGATCTAAAAACGATTGATATCTCGAAATTAGATACGAGTACATGCTACAAGATGCAAGTGTTattgaaacttaaattaaacgtagtgcgtcattcaatataaaaagataatttgtTCATAATTTCTTCATCATGCGAGCATGCAAAGGTACCTACTGTAATCACAGCATCTGTATGGGAATATGAAATTCCCCATGAATAAACGTAAAAAGTTACTTATCGATCCCGACTGACCACTTCGTCTCTTAAGTAGTCTATAGTGGGCGATAGTTTTATGGATGGCTCCACAACTTTAGCTTGCATCTGCTCATGTCTTTTTTACAAACGTAGCTAACCCAGAATTTTGATTGGCCCTAAGAATTTTGAACGGAGCTTTCCGTTTTACCCAACCTTTTGCTTTGCATCTGAGAGCCACAAGTTCGCAAGTCTATCGCCCACTTACACGTTAAACGACTAATTAATTAGTACATAGACACCGCAAAACAATTTCAATCCAATCACTTCAAAACCTCACCTTCTACAGTAGTCTTCTTCTCCGTGCTGCTTTCTTCTATGCTCTTCTTAACAAGATTATCCAGCTGGTTCTGATTGATGCTGGCGCTGAACTTCTTGCTTTGTCTCTTGTTCTCATCTTCGTTGGTGGCTGATGGGTTCTGGTCGCTAGCGTCCTTCAGGATGAGGGGGCGACGCTGGATCTTAGATGAGGTTTTAGGAGCTCTCGCTTCTAGAGTTGGGTCTTCGATTGCGTCTGTTTGAGTAGGAAgattattttagttacttacaaaaaaaaaatcctaaagtCATCGGACTTTATGGAATTAATTCAACGAAATAACATAGTTAATACAATTATAGAGCATATTTCAGGGCCTTTGAAGGGTCCCCTAAACGTCTCATCCCGAAATCGAATCCTGGCTATGGCCCTTCTTCAGACGTGAATTGTTTATTTGCCGTTAAAATCTTTATGGTAAACCCTATAAgtacattttacaaacatgcaattTATGCTTTAAACTTAAAGTAAGCCAGAGATACTTCGGCAGTCTCGTAACaagtaattaattgaaaatagaCATGCAGTAGCACTGACCAGTGTCTCCAATATCCTGTAAAGACTCTTCATCTTCAAAAGCGGTAGTTGTAGCTTGTGTGGTGGTGGTGGTCGTCGTAGCAGCAGTCGTGCTGGAGCTGCCTGGGCGACGGCGGGCGGCGATGCGGAACGCGCGGCGAGGAGTCGACGATACTGGCGTGGCTGTCGACGATGGAACTGCTACGGTTGATGTTGCTGAGGAAATAAATGATGCGTtaaatgagtcacaccaatgatttttgttatgagcatatttaaaaactaggtacttcaaggataaaaaatctgtttttatttttttcgtatcttcaaaaattaccgagatattaaacgtcaaagtaggccttcgcgccaaactccggcgaagcggccgcacggacgtgtgacgtcatctcgtgacattgctatttcgtcagtacttgccgatacctacataggctcgaaGCGCTCTCGCGGTtgcgctttaaataatttgttttgcttatagtggacaaacaaaatggttagaaaatattgtattgttcctatgtgtactaactccagtgaaaaaacaccccaaaaattgtttttttctgtaccatgtaaactgttttatatttttacaaaagacacctaatctaaaacttaaagcccggttcagatactgtcaagagcaaatgttaaatagaagtttatttgccttttgaacacttcctcaagatcaagatgccatatcatgttcatacctacttagcaatgaacttctactaaacagttgatactatttaatgagcagttcagtgatctcacaggcggcggcgaaccgaacgcggcggttgagttggcgttggttttttgttttgaaaaaagaacccatgtttattaaatctaataaatatcaaaattaaaatgttagtttaattaaaagttctcattacacacccaatcatataagactacagagtagattcatgcgttcatatgatagccatcaacctgactaaagtcagaggcaggggtgacaatttttttttattggtaatattattttaaaactatgttttccaaatttacacttggtaggtacgtaacactcattatttgtaatgccagttgtaacaaactttcaattttattgttaactacacacaaaaatattattagtagtacctatacgagttcaactttctttacctgggtctagttgatgattgcgtgcgtggcgatcgagatcgaggatatcttagtggaggcttattttacaaaaaacacgatgat
This genomic stretch from Anticarsia gemmatalis isolate Benzon Research Colony breed Stoneville strain chromosome 13, ilAntGemm2 primary, whole genome shotgun sequence harbors:
- the Rtc1 gene encoding RNA terminal phosphate cyclase 1 — its product is MPATVQSDVLKYKGSNFFRQRLLLSTLSGRAIKIEDIRSTHDDPGLREYEVSLIRLLDKVTNGTRVELSQTGTSVYYQPGILVGGQVTHSCSTQRGIGYYLEILLALGPFCKEPMNAVLQGVTHSDLDVSVDKIKAAALPVLLKFILVDDGLELKVVRRGAPPLGGGEVVFKCPVRRHLRPLQWTKWGLVKRIRGVVYALRVSPTMANRVVDAAKGVMLKFLPDVYINTDQCRGSNAGKSPGFGISLVAETNEKTFYCAEAKSAEPGSGEISLPEDIGKECAQRLLDEIYRGGALDSSFQWLLALWMALGQKDVSECLVGPLSDYTITFLQHLKEFFGVMFKLEVMRNDDDEDSDDEGVSPASKIKMTCVGIGYVNISKRTM